Proteins from a single region of Scytonema millei VB511283:
- a CDS encoding O-antigen ligase family protein, which translates to MNVRNEMKRLATSYLPASQVSFWIGVAGVLVGLAAGILVAAQPVYLFAGVVAFAIIINFFADFERTAIALLILRSSLDIFSAQQIPALFALGLAALTLLYVAAAFLERRTIHTDWFWWFLLAWVMLQGLWPVLCILGGLGLDASPYLVDNVREWTRLFSWAMVYLLVMQMKDRVAPQKIIALLFFSLIPPIIVGMLQKYANFLLPSILALKKPEVVSQFVPAEVVSGTRINSTFAHPNNFVLYLLLFICLAFWQLLRGNKPRWMWLILLFLMANLYVGTGAIFGLVMLMTALGIAIAPRLKFYNALGGIMLLLLVVVLFASTDYGRSRLDGIANTPLLNPDIDVSRAIVMSFSDYNSFNWRIAQWYYLLRAWLYEPWFGYGLGTGVYLSPYNLVPHNDYIRALVEGGIVGLVTFVSLLVAQAIRLLQLLRQAPKGSDRWNFCWSLLALLIATSLGMATDNVWSGTAFYFYWWTVMGIAGWNWQERKDRRTAIA; encoded by the coding sequence ATGAACGTAAGAAATGAAATGAAAAGGTTAGCCACTAGCTACCTGCCTGCTTCACAGGTCTCTTTTTGGATCGGAGTGGCGGGTGTTTTGGTAGGGCTAGCTGCGGGCATCCTGGTAGCTGCTCAGCCTGTTTATCTATTTGCTGGGGTGGTTGCTTTTGCGATTATTATCAACTTCTTTGCTGATTTTGAACGCACGGCGATCGCCCTGTTAATTCTTCGCAGTTCGCTAGACATCTTCTCGGCGCAGCAAATCCCGGCATTATTTGCGCTAGGACTAGCGGCTTTAACATTACTCTATGTCGCCGCTGCGTTTTTAGAACGACGCACCATACATACAGATTGGTTTTGGTGGTTTTTGTTGGCGTGGGTGATGCTGCAAGGTTTGTGGCCCGTACTGTGCATCTTGGGAGGCTTGGGACTGGATGCCTCACCCTATCTAGTCGATAACGTCAGAGAGTGGACGCGCTTATTCTCTTGGGCAATGGTCTATCTATTAGTCATGCAGATGAAAGATCGAGTCGCGCCGCAAAAGATTATCGCACTGCTCTTTTTTTCGTTAATTCCGCCGATAATTGTCGGCATGTTGCAGAAATATGCCAATTTCTTGCTACCATCTATCCTGGCGCTGAAAAAGCCAGAGGTTGTCAGTCAGTTCGTACCAGCAGAGGTTGTCTCAGGCACGCGGATCAACAGCACGTTTGCCCATCCGAATAATTTCGTACTTTATTTACTACTTTTTATTTGTTTGGCTTTCTGGCAACTGTTGCGGGGAAACAAACCGCGCTGGATGTGGTTGATTCTCTTATTTTTAATGGCAAATCTCTACGTCGGTACTGGGGCAATTTTTGGTTTAGTCATGCTTATGACTGCTCTCGGAATTGCGATCGCCCCCAGATTGAAATTTTATAACGCCCTTGGTGGCATCATGTTACTGCTGTTGGTTGTAGTTCTATTTGCCAGTACGGATTACGGACGCAGCCGCCTGGATGGAATTGCCAATACACCGCTGCTGAACCCAGATATCGACGTTTCGCGGGCGATCGTCATGTCCTTTTCCGACTACAACAGTTTTAACTGGCGGATTGCCCAGTGGTATTATCTCTTACGCGCATGGCTGTACGAACCTTGGTTTGGCTACGGACTAGGTACGGGCGTTTACTTGAGTCCGTATAATTTAGTACCGCACAATGACTACATTCGCGCTTTAGTAGAAGGAGGTATTGTCGGCTTAGTGACATTTGTGTCACTCTTGGTGGCACAGGCGATCCGCCTGCTCCAACTACTGCGACAAGCCCCCAAAGGTAGCGATCGCTGGAATTTTTGCTGGAGTTTGCTCGCTCTACTGATTGCAACTTCCTTGGGGATGGCAACAGATAACGTTTGGAGCGGTACGGCTTTTTACTTTTACTGGTGGACTGTGATGGGTATAGCAGGCTGGAACTGGCAAGAGCGGAAGGATCGCCGCACGGCGATCGCGTGA
- a CDS encoding IS982 family transposase yields MNSTIVSRLDVTQIFCEVDDFYQTFERHWQQQMLLTASCGERLCRSRLSLSEVMTIVIAFHGSGYRTFKEFYTLQVLPGWRQAFPHLVSYTRFVELMPWSLMLLCCFVQTRKGEVTGISFIDSTPIEVCHPKRSRSHRVFEGMVGWSKNSVGWHYGFKLHLIINDRGELLAFKLTPGNVDDRKPVPDLTQDLIGKLFGDRGYISQELFEQLYQQGLELITRRKKKMKQQLVKLIDKILLRKRALIETVYDQLKNISQIEHSRHRSIWNFLVNLLAGLTAYTYLPRKPSLDLEPKGLPALPPAVF; encoded by the coding sequence ATGAATAGCACCATTGTATCTCGCCTAGATGTGACGCAAATTTTTTGTGAGGTAGACGACTTCTATCAAACCTTTGAACGACATTGGCAGCAACAGATGCTATTGACGGCAAGTTGTGGAGAACGCTTGTGTCGCTCTCGTTTAAGTCTGAGTGAGGTGATGACGATAGTAATTGCTTTTCATGGCTCGGGATATCGTACTTTTAAAGAATTCTACACGCTACAAGTCCTACCAGGCTGGCGTCAAGCTTTTCCTCATCTAGTCAGCTATACTCGTTTTGTCGAATTGATGCCTTGGTCGTTGATGCTGTTATGCTGCTTTGTACAGACCCGTAAGGGAGAAGTCACTGGCATTTCATTCATTGATTCAACTCCGATTGAGGTGTGTCATCCAAAACGTTCTAGAAGCCATCGTGTGTTTGAAGGCATGGTGGGTTGGAGCAAAAATTCGGTCGGGTGGCACTATGGGTTTAAGCTGCACCTAATTATCAATGACCGAGGCGAGTTGCTAGCTTTTAAGCTGACCCCTGGCAATGTAGATGACCGCAAGCCTGTGCCGGACTTAACCCAAGACCTAATTGGTAAGCTATTTGGCGATCGTGGTTATATATCTCAGGAATTGTTTGAGCAACTCTATCAGCAAGGCTTGGAGTTAATTACACGGCGTAAGAAGAAGATGAAGCAACAGTTGGTCAAGTTGATCGACAAAATTCTCTTACGTAAGCGAGCCTTAATTGAAACAGTTTATGACCAACTGAAGAACATTTCTCAAATCGAGCATTCCCGACATAGAAGCATCTGGAATTTCCTGGTCAACTTGTTAGCTGGATTAACAGCTTATACTTATTTGCCCCGAAAACCTTCTCTCGATTTAGAACCCAAAGGCTTACCTGCTCTTCCTCCTGCTGTCTTTTAA
- a CDS encoding oligosaccharide flippase family protein: MHTNQSLKTLKNKVLQGGIYLTIRQLAASALSLVSVLVIARVLGPENYGVVVSAAFILYFTFWTAKCGLDVYSIRQPNLPKDAAEQILAFYNTAGIGLCVLLWFATPLVGAWTGQNVLVEVLRWLVPVIWLEMVASASIAMMERELRFPQVGLVETLAQVSNYAISVPLVLLNWGYWGPIAGFVVQFTLLAVMASVCYPIAWRWRWQPQFIASALRSGLAYSGSNLIWNFKTLTVPLVVSRLGGLEAAGIVGIAIRLSDQLGMLRIVIARLSISTLAKLLGDTDALRRAISRGIIYQGLLVGPVFAIFSCCANWIVPLMFGKSWLPSTQVFTFVALATLLYTVFNMHISALYAAGHNRDVARFNAIYISLFWLAAWLLLPVLGAWGYGVAELFALPSFLALHFSITKLCGTPDYGDAICLIIATAIPLLAGPWLPFYISLSLLVASYSILFLVRPTLRSIPLELYAAWKAPKPAK, from the coding sequence ATGCATACCAACCAATCTCTCAAAACTCTCAAAAACAAAGTCCTCCAAGGAGGTATTTATCTAACTATCAGACAGTTAGCAGCATCAGCGCTTTCATTAGTCAGCGTGCTGGTCATTGCTCGCGTCTTAGGACCAGAAAATTATGGCGTAGTTGTCTCGGCTGCATTTATTCTTTACTTCACTTTCTGGACGGCAAAATGCGGTTTAGATGTCTACTCGATCCGCCAACCCAATTTACCTAAAGATGCCGCAGAGCAGATTTTAGCGTTTTACAATACGGCAGGGATCGGGCTGTGCGTGTTGCTGTGGTTTGCTACGCCTCTAGTGGGTGCGTGGACGGGACAAAACGTGCTAGTCGAAGTCCTGCGGTGGCTAGTTCCCGTCATTTGGTTGGAAATGGTAGCTAGTGCATCGATCGCAATGATGGAGCGAGAACTGCGTTTTCCTCAAGTTGGTTTAGTTGAAACTTTGGCACAGGTATCTAACTATGCAATCTCCGTACCGCTCGTACTCCTAAATTGGGGCTATTGGGGACCAATTGCTGGTTTTGTCGTTCAGTTTACGCTACTAGCAGTGATGGCTTCTGTTTGCTATCCGATCGCGTGGCGTTGGCGCTGGCAACCGCAATTCATCGCTTCTGCACTGCGTAGCGGTCTGGCTTACTCCGGGTCTAATTTAATTTGGAATTTTAAAACTCTCACCGTCCCCTTAGTTGTGAGCCGTCTAGGTGGGTTAGAAGCGGCTGGAATTGTCGGGATTGCCATCCGTCTTTCCGATCAGTTGGGGATGTTGCGAATCGTAATCGCTCGGCTTTCTATCAGTACTCTTGCCAAATTACTCGGCGATACTGATGCATTGCGCCGTGCCATTAGCCGTGGGATCATCTATCAAGGTCTGCTCGTCGGTCCAGTGTTTGCCATTTTTTCTTGCTGTGCTAATTGGATCGTCCCTTTAATGTTTGGCAAAAGTTGGCTACCCAGCACCCAAGTCTTTACGTTTGTTGCCCTAGCAACATTACTCTACACGGTATTTAACATGCATATCTCGGCATTATATGCCGCAGGTCACAATCGCGACGTAGCTCGGTTTAACGCCATCTATATTAGTCTGTTTTGGCTAGCTGCTTGGCTGCTACTACCAGTGTTAGGAGCTTGGGGTTATGGCGTGGCAGAATTATTTGCCTTACCTAGTTTTTTAGCGCTGCATTTTTCCATCACTAAACTATGTGGCACACCGGATTACGGAGATGCGATCTGTTTAATTATCGCGACAGCAATCCCCTTACTCGCTGGTCCCTGGTTGCCGTTTTACATCAGTTTGAGTTTGCTGGTTGCCAGCTATAGTATCTTATTTCTGGTGCGACCCACCCTCAGAAGCATTCCTCTCGAATTGTACGCAGCTTGGAAAGCCCCCAAACCAGCTAAGTAG
- the urtD gene encoding urea ABC transporter ATP-binding protein UrtD, whose protein sequence is MGEKILAIEDVTVSFDGFKALKDLNFSLDKGELRVIIGPNGAGKTTFLDVITGKTKPTQGRVLFKGKNLRSLKEHQIARMGIGRKFQTPRVYLNLTPRENLELTCNQQKKLWSTLFGKSKSAERQTVSGLLETIGLTANADLPASKLSHGEKQRLEIGMLVAQSPDLLLVDEPVAGLTDEETENVGNLLLALAQSHSIMVIEHDMEFVRQIARKVTVLHQGSVLCEGNIDEVQNDPRVIEVYLGQEVEHKQGAGSRE, encoded by the coding sequence GTGGGCGAAAAAATTTTAGCAATAGAAGATGTTACGGTTAGTTTTGATGGATTTAAAGCCCTAAAAGATCTTAATTTTAGTTTAGACAAAGGTGAATTAAGAGTTATTATCGGTCCTAACGGAGCAGGAAAAACAACATTTCTGGACGTGATTACAGGGAAGACAAAACCAACTCAAGGACGGGTATTGTTCAAAGGAAAAAACTTGCGATCGCTCAAAGAACATCAAATTGCCCGCATGGGTATCGGTCGCAAATTTCAAACGCCTAGAGTGTATCTCAACTTAACTCCACGAGAAAATCTAGAACTCACTTGCAATCAACAAAAAAAGCTTTGGTCAACTTTATTTGGTAAATCTAAGAGTGCGGAACGCCAAACCGTATCTGGGTTATTAGAAACAATCGGACTAACTGCAAATGCAGATCTACCTGCGTCAAAACTATCCCACGGGGAAAAACAGCGTCTAGAAATTGGAATGCTAGTAGCGCAATCGCCAGATTTATTATTAGTTGACGAACCTGTGGCAGGGTTAACCGATGAAGAAACCGAAAATGTCGGGAATTTACTCTTAGCGTTGGCTCAAAGTCATTCCATTATGGTGATCGAGCATGATATGGAATTCGTGCGTCAGATTGCGCGTAAGGTAACAGTATTGCATCAAGGTTCGGTACTGTGTGAAGGTAACATTGACGAAGTTCAAAACGATCCTCGTGTGATTGAAGTGTATCTGGGACAGGAAGTAGAACACAAGCAGGGAGCAGGGAGCAGGGAGTAG
- the urtE gene encoding urea ABC transporter ATP-binding subunit UrtE: MLQVAGLNVYYGESHILRNVDISVPEGQMVCLIGRNGVGKTTLLKTIMGLIKPRSGAVTFAGQPITLKSPDKRAKLGIGYVPQGREIIPRLTVEENLLLGFEALPQGRKSHQKIPDRVFSLFPVLKTMRSRMGGDLSGGQQQQLAIARALMGNPRLLVLDEPTEGIQPSIILEIEAAIRDIIATTGISVLLVEQHLHFVRQANRYYAMQKGGIVASGTTSELSQDVIQRFLAV, encoded by the coding sequence GTGTTACAAGTTGCTGGATTGAATGTCTACTATGGCGAAAGCCATATTTTACGCAACGTAGATATTAGTGTCCCAGAAGGACAAATGGTTTGTCTGATCGGGCGCAACGGTGTGGGAAAAACGACGCTGCTAAAAACAATTATGGGTTTAATTAAACCTCGTAGCGGCGCAGTAACTTTTGCCGGACAGCCGATTACTCTCAAGTCTCCAGACAAACGAGCAAAATTAGGAATTGGTTACGTTCCTCAAGGGCGCGAAATTATTCCTCGCTTAACAGTAGAAGAAAATTTACTACTGGGTTTTGAAGCACTACCCCAAGGTAGAAAAAGCCATCAGAAGATTCCCGATCGCGTTTTTTCCTTGTTTCCCGTCTTAAAAACCATGCGATCGCGGATGGGTGGTGACTTAAGCGGCGGACAACAGCAACAACTCGCGATCGCCCGTGCCTTAATGGGAAATCCCCGTCTACTCGTACTAGACGAGCCGACTGAGGGAATTCAGCCTTCAATTATTTTAGAAATTGAGGCAGCAATTCGCGACATTATCGCCACGACTGGAATTTCCGTGCTGTTGGTAGAGCAACACTTACATTTTGTCCGCCAAGCCAACCGTTACTATGCGATGCAAAAAGGTGGAATTGTCGCCTCTGGTACTACCAGCGAACTCAGTCAGGATGTCATTCAGCGATTTTTGGCAGTCTAG
- the urtC gene encoding urea ABC transporter permease subunit UrtC, protein MTNDQLAIGRRSLVRDKKRSLLIEAGIIGAIAILLIFIIPALISPFRLNLLGRFLSLAIVALGIDLIWGYTGLLSLGHGIFFGLGGYAIGMHLKLQVPQGELPDFMGLYGVTELPWFWHPFQAFPFASAAVVLIPGLLAAALGYLVFRNRIRGVYFSILTQAATIVFFNFFNGQQKLFNGTNGLVNFKTLLGAAVGTRPTRFSFYVLTVLLLIATYALCRWLTSGRFGRLLVAIRDDESRVRFSGYDPTEFKVLVFAISGAIAGIAGAMYTLQSGSVSPRAMDVAFSIEMVIWVAIGGRGSLVGAVVGALLVNYARSFFSEQFAEIWLFFQGALFLIVVTVLPDGIVGWLRSSNLLRLGQRRQLSTYPEIEVNPEVQSERQEIETRSEE, encoded by the coding sequence ATGACAAATGACCAATTAGCGATCGGAAGACGAAGTTTAGTGCGGGATAAGAAGCGATCGCTCTTAATTGAAGCAGGTATAATAGGCGCGATCGCTATCTTATTAATTTTTATCATTCCAGCTTTAATTTCCCCATTTCGCCTCAATTTGTTAGGACGATTTTTATCTCTGGCAATTGTCGCTTTGGGCATAGATTTGATCTGGGGTTACACGGGGTTGCTCAGTTTAGGTCACGGTATCTTTTTTGGTTTGGGTGGATACGCGATTGGAATGCATTTGAAACTCCAAGTCCCCCAAGGCGAACTTCCCGATTTTATGGGACTTTATGGCGTGACCGAACTACCTTGGTTTTGGCATCCATTTCAAGCTTTTCCCTTTGCTTCGGCTGCTGTCGTACTAATTCCTGGGCTTTTAGCTGCTGCTTTGGGCTATTTGGTCTTTCGCAATCGCATTCGTGGCGTTTATTTTTCGATCTTGACTCAAGCAGCAACCATCGTTTTTTTCAACTTTTTTAACGGACAGCAAAAACTATTTAACGGTACGAACGGATTAGTTAACTTCAAAACTCTTTTGGGCGCAGCAGTAGGGACGCGACCGACGCGATTTAGCTTTTACGTCCTCACAGTGCTGTTACTTATTGCTACCTATGCCTTGTGTCGCTGGTTAACTAGCGGACGCTTCGGACGGCTGCTGGTAGCGATTCGGGATGATGAGAGTCGAGTTCGCTTTTCCGGTTACGACCCGACAGAATTTAAAGTGCTAGTCTTCGCAATTTCAGGGGCGATCGCGGGGATTGCTGGGGCAATGTATACTCTCCAAAGCGGCTCTGTGTCTCCAAGAGCGATGGATGTTGCCTTCTCAATTGAAATGGTAATTTGGGTAGCAATTGGCGGACGTGGCAGTTTGGTAGGCGCAGTTGTAGGAGCGTTGCTCGTCAACTATGCCAGAAGTTTTTTCAGCGAACAATTTGCCGAGATCTGGCTATTTTTCCAAGGGGCGCTATTTTTAATCGTTGTGACTGTGCTACCCGATGGTATTGTCGGTTGGTTGCGTAGTTCAAACTTGTTACGGCTAGGTCAACGTCGGCAGCTATCAACCTATCCTGAAATTGAAGTCAACCCAGAAGTGCAAAGCGAACGGCAGGAGATAGAGACGAGGAGTGAGGAGTGA
- a CDS encoding methyltransferase domain-containing protein yields MKTQSPISLSTADSTPSSLRLSEETQQLLCCPVCSSQLELDESQVKCTNSLCQACFPIVNGIPILIDNEASVFAIDDYLDIDTTTLKPKSLWERQLINLIPSIHLNLKGKQNYQKFVALLRQRHSRPKVLVVGSSIRGQGMEPLYSAPELELVETDVAFGADVSIICDGHSLPFADNSFDGVVIQAVLEHVVDPYRCVAEVHRVLKPEGVVYSETPFMQQVHLGRYDFTRFTHLGHQRLFRSFAEIASGPVCGTGMALAWSYQYFLLSFVKSSLARALVKTVARFTSFWLKYFDYLLIDRAGTYDAASGFYFLGTKSDRTLSDRELLTQYKGAQASSF; encoded by the coding sequence ATGAAAACACAATCTCCTATTTCCTTATCAACTGCTGACAGTACTCCTTCGTCCCTGCGTCTATCTGAGGAAACACAACAATTGTTGTGCTGTCCGGTTTGCTCCTCTCAATTAGAATTGGACGAGTCTCAGGTCAAATGTACGAACAGTCTGTGTCAGGCTTGTTTTCCGATCGTGAATGGCATCCCTATACTGATTGACAATGAGGCAAGCGTATTTGCGATCGACGATTATCTCGATATAGATACTACAACTCTCAAACCCAAATCTTTGTGGGAGAGACAACTCATTAATTTAATTCCCAGCATTCATTTAAATCTTAAAGGCAAGCAAAACTATCAAAAATTTGTTGCCCTACTTCGGCAGCGCCATTCCCGCCCAAAAGTGTTAGTTGTTGGTAGTAGCATTAGAGGTCAAGGGATGGAACCCCTGTATTCCGCTCCTGAGTTAGAACTTGTAGAAACAGATGTTGCCTTTGGCGCGGATGTCTCAATTATCTGCGACGGTCACAGCCTACCTTTTGCGGACAATTCCTTCGATGGAGTTGTCATTCAAGCCGTCCTCGAACACGTTGTCGATCCTTATCGATGTGTAGCAGAGGTGCATCGCGTTCTCAAACCAGAAGGAGTTGTTTATTCCGAGACTCCTTTCATGCAGCAAGTCCACTTAGGGAGATATGATTTTACTCGCTTTACCCACTTGGGACATCAGCGGTTATTTAGAAGTTTCGCCGAAATCGCCAGCGGTCCAGTCTGCGGTACGGGAATGGCACTCGCTTGGAGCTATCAGTATTTTCTGCTGAGCTTTGTCAAGTCTTCCCTTGCTAGAGCTTTAGTCAAGACAGTAGCAAGATTCACTAGTTTTTGGTTGAAGTATTTCGACTACCTGTTAATTGACCGAGCCGGAACGTATGATGCGGCATCTGGTTTCTATTTTCTCGGTACGAAAAGCGATCGCACTCTTTCAGATCGAGAATTGCTGACTCAATATAAAGGCGCTCAAGCTAGCTCTTTTTAA
- a CDS encoding glycosyltransferase family 2 protein has translation MPKVSVIIPAYNSMAYLPATLDSVLGQTFTDFEVLVIDDGSSDNTAAWVSQIQDRRVQSIAQANQGTCAARNTGIALAHGEYIAFLDADDLWHPTKLAKQVRYLDEHPEVGLVYTWTALIDPEGKPTGRIFANRAQGDVWQQLVQHNITESGSSFTIRRCCFETVGVFDTTLSHVGDWDMCLRIAARYHFGAIEEPLVYYRQYSNSMSKNWQRVEKCFYTVLDKAFQSKLPELQDLKDRCYGLVNLTLAWKCLQTQTKDYKQAIQFRTTAIAYSPQLRYSKEYIRLSVAIAIVRWCGADGYNRILAIFHALRRRISNLRDRLSVPLSTG, from the coding sequence ATGCCTAAAGTTTCAGTCATTATTCCAGCCTACAATTCTATGGCCTATTTACCAGCAACTCTAGACAGTGTGTTGGGACAGACGTTTACTGATTTTGAAGTATTAGTCATTGATGATGGTAGTTCGGATAATACTGCTGCATGGGTAAGTCAGATCCAAGATCGGCGCGTCCAATCGATCGCTCAAGCCAATCAAGGTACGTGTGCTGCGCGCAATACAGGTATTGCTCTGGCGCATGGAGAATACATAGCATTCCTCGATGCAGATGACTTATGGCATCCAACCAAGTTAGCTAAACAAGTCCGCTATTTAGACGAACATCCAGAAGTCGGCTTAGTGTATACTTGGACAGCATTGATCGATCCCGAAGGCAAACCTACGGGCAGAATCTTTGCCAATCGCGCCCAGGGTGATGTCTGGCAGCAACTTGTACAACACAATATTACGGAATCTGGCAGTTCGTTTACGATCCGCCGTTGCTGTTTTGAAACCGTAGGGGTATTCGACACGACCTTATCACACGTTGGCGACTGGGATATGTGTTTGCGAATTGCCGCTCGCTATCATTTTGGGGCGATCGAAGAACCTCTAGTTTACTATCGCCAGTACTCGAACAGCATGTCCAAAAACTGGCAGCGGGTGGAGAAATGTTTTTATACAGTGCTGGACAAAGCATTTCAATCTAAACTGCCAGAACTACAAGATTTAAAAGACCGTTGCTATGGCTTGGTAAACTTAACCCTTGCTTGGAAATGCCTGCAAACTCAAACCAAGGATTACAAACAAGCAATTCAATTTCGTACCACTGCGATCGCCTATTCCCCTCAACTGCGGTACTCTAAAGAGTACATTCGCCTGAGTGTAGCAATTGCGATCGTGCGCTGGTGTGGTGCTGATGGCTACAATCGCATCTTGGCAATATTTCATGCTCTGCGGCGGCGAATCTCGAACCTCAGAGATCGGCTTTCAGTTCCTCTCAGTACGGGTTAA
- the urtB gene encoding urea ABC transporter permease subunit UrtB, with protein MLIGLFDGLFNGISIGSVLLISALGLAIVFGLMGVINLAHGELMMLGAYTTFVVQAGFKKLGEPWFDFYIFFALILAFLVAAGVGVILERGVIRYLYGRPLETLLATWGVSLILQQFVRSVNWVLAIGIALFCLLFFGSLWLVQRRSDFHRIRNWFVLVMLPLSLGIAIAVGNILSQTYKLAVNQPWFGAQNVDVSAPRWLRGGLPVGGFQLPYARLFIIALTIICVIGVYQFLQRTAWGLRIRAVTQNRSMSSCLGIPTQKVDALTFAIGSGLAGVAGCAISYLGSVGPNTGQNYIVDTFMVVVVGGVGKLVGTIVAALAIGTVNYLVGSGTLAILTAPIPPLSEFFTFFATTSMAKVMVFALIIAFLQVRPGGIFPQKGRTVDA; from the coding sequence GTGTTAATTGGATTATTTGACGGTTTATTTAACGGTATTAGTATCGGTTCGGTGCTATTGATTTCAGCACTAGGGTTAGCGATCGTATTTGGACTGATGGGTGTAATCAACTTGGCACATGGCGAGTTGATGATGCTAGGAGCATACACGACTTTTGTAGTCCAAGCGGGCTTTAAAAAATTGGGCGAACCTTGGTTCGATTTTTATATCTTTTTCGCTCTCATACTTGCTTTTTTAGTCGCCGCTGGGGTGGGGGTGATTTTAGAAAGAGGAGTCATTCGCTATCTTTATGGCAGACCTTTAGAAACCCTACTAGCAACTTGGGGCGTGAGTTTAATCTTGCAACAGTTCGTGCGCAGCGTGAATTGGGTGCTGGCAATTGGAATAGCTTTATTTTGTTTGTTATTTTTCGGCAGTTTGTGGCTCGTCCAGCGTCGTTCGGACTTCCATCGCATTCGGAATTGGTTTGTACTAGTGATGCTGCCTTTATCTTTAGGTATTGCGATCGCAGTTGGCAATATTTTGAGTCAAACTTACAAACTCGCAGTGAATCAGCCTTGGTTTGGAGCGCAGAACGTGGATGTTTCCGCACCGAGATGGCTGCGTGGTGGTTTACCTGTAGGTGGGTTTCAATTGCCGTATGCCAGATTATTTATCATTGCACTGACAATTATTTGTGTCATTGGAGTTTATCAATTCTTGCAACGCACTGCTTGGGGGTTGCGAATTCGCGCTGTAACGCAAAATCGTAGCATGAGTTCTTGCTTGGGCATTCCGACTCAAAAAGTTGATGCCCTTACATTTGCAATTGGTTCGGGACTAGCTGGGGTAGCTGGATGTGCGATTAGCTATCTCGGTTCTGTGGGACCAAATACAGGACAGAACTACATTGTCGATACATTTATGGTAGTGGTTGTCGGTGGTGTTGGTAAATTAGTCGGCACAATTGTAGCCGCATTAGCAATTGGTACGGTAAATTACCTAGTTGGTTCTGGAACTCTCGCAATCCTCACAGCGCCCATCCCGCCTTTATCTGAGTTCTTTACCTTTTTTGCCACTACGAGTATGGCAAAAGTTATGGTATTTGCTTTAATTATTGCCTTTCTACAAGTGCGCCCAGGGGGGATTTTCCCACAGAAAGGACGGACTGTGGATGCTTAA